A single window of Archangium gephyra DNA harbors:
- a CDS encoding Hsp33 family molecular chaperone HslO produces the protein MADELVSGLLKETDLRVVLVTTSELARRARELHRSATASASLMAEALTAGALLASLQKSESRINLQLECDGPLRGLFVDADTTGVLRGYAKNPLVSHLGAEGAYHWRPALGNKGFLSVLRDLGGGEYYRSAVELEAFDLAKDLEHYFTTSDQLPTRVYLTVLPGVVDGAPEPLGTVAGLFLQPLPDGDQAAFRELGERISREFESAMKAHGGQGATALLKALVPQVDLEVMSRYPLSFTCSCSKERVKRALVTMGRAELEDILANEGEAKADCHFCTTHYVVTGEEIRAILAEMAQASS, from the coding sequence ATGGCCGATGAACTCGTCAGTGGATTGTTGAAGGAAACGGACCTGCGCGTGGTGCTCGTCACCACCAGTGAGCTCGCCAGGCGGGCGCGCGAGCTGCACCGCTCCGCGACGGCCTCGGCTTCCTTGATGGCGGAGGCCCTCACCGCCGGAGCCCTGCTGGCCTCGCTGCAGAAGAGCGAGTCGCGCATCAACCTGCAGCTGGAGTGCGACGGGCCGCTCCGGGGCCTCTTCGTGGACGCGGACACCACGGGGGTGCTGCGCGGCTACGCCAAGAATCCCCTCGTGTCGCACCTGGGCGCCGAGGGCGCGTACCACTGGCGGCCGGCGCTGGGGAACAAGGGCTTCCTGTCGGTGCTGCGCGACCTGGGCGGGGGCGAGTACTACCGCTCGGCGGTGGAGCTCGAGGCCTTCGATCTGGCCAAGGACCTGGAGCACTACTTCACCACGTCGGATCAGCTGCCCACGCGCGTTTACCTCACCGTGCTGCCGGGCGTCGTCGACGGCGCCCCCGAGCCGCTGGGCACCGTGGCGGGCCTGTTCCTCCAGCCGCTGCCGGACGGGGACCAGGCGGCCTTCCGGGAGCTGGGCGAGCGGATCTCCCGGGAATTCGAGTCCGCCATGAAGGCGCATGGGGGCCAGGGGGCGACGGCGCTCCTCAAGGCGCTGGTGCCCCAGGTGGACCTGGAGGTGATGTCCCGCTACCCCCTGTCCTTCACGTGCAGCTGCAGCAAGGAGCGGGTGAAGCGGGCCCTGGTGACCATGGGCCGGGCGGAGCTGGAGGACATCCTCGCCAACGAGGGGGAGGCCAAGGCGGACTGCCACTTCTGTACGACGCACTACGTCGTCACGGGGGAGGAGATTCGCGCGATTCTGGCGGAGATGGCCCAGGCCTCGAGCTGA